In Triticum urartu cultivar G1812 chromosome 6, Tu2.1, whole genome shotgun sequence, the following proteins share a genomic window:
- the LOC125514804 gene encoding uncharacterized protein LOC125514804 isoform X1 has translation MSSRRHLSAAAAPLDDENLLPEILLRLPPQPSSLPRASLVCKRWRSLASDPGFLRRFRIHHRRNPPLLGCFVQELHGISFLPALEAPNRVPPGRLSLEAAHLCRFRLLNCRHGFVLIYDGTRHQFLVWDPITGDQHHLAIPAPFDKAAGILINGAVLRAVGDIHHFRVVCIATRGLSMPDGEAALACVYSSETGMWGNLISTTIPSGLDSRLYYIFDITVSTVPMLVGHYLYWTLTDCSSIILQFDLEKQSLALIRMPDFAYEAHIMVIRADGGGLGFLFVADYTIQLWKRKISCNGVASWWLEKTIELDKLLSLNPKKGSIMVLGFAEENNMVFLRTFIGLFALQLQSLQFKKLSKTESISHCHPFESVYTAETDVGGEHGRSELLNNA, from the exons ATGAGCAGCCGCCGCCACctctcggcggcggcggcgccgctGGATGACGAAAACCTACTCCCCGAGAtcctcctccgcctcccgccGCAGCCCTCCTCCCTACCCCGTGCCTCGCTCGTCTGCAAGCGCTGGCGCAGCCTCGCCTCCGACCCCGGCTTCCTCCGCCGCTTCCGGATCCACCACCGCCGCAACCCTCCCCTCCTCGGTTGCTTCGTCCAAGAACTTCACGGTATCTCCTTCCTACCTGCTCTCGAGGCCCCCAACCGTGTCCCTCCTGGCCGCCTCTCTTTGGAGGCCGCCCACCTGTGCCGCTTTAGGCTACTAAACTGCCGCCATGGCTTCGTGCTCATCTACGATGGTACGAGGCACCAATTCCTCGTGTGGGACCCCATCACCGGCGACCAGCACCACCTAGCCATCCCCGCGCCGTTCGACAAGGCAGCGGGGATCCTGATCAACGGGGCGGTGCTTCGTGCTGTGGGGGACATCCACCACTTCCGTGTGGTCTGTATTGCAACACGCGGACTCAGCATGCCAGATGGAGAAGCAGCGCTCGCTTGCGTATACTCGTCGGAGACCGGCATGTGGGGTAACCTCATCTCGACGACGATTCCGTCCGGCCTCGACTCTCGTCTCTACTACATATTTGACATCACAGTTTCCACTGTGCCGATGCTGGTTGGGCACTACCTTTACTGGACTCTTACTGATTGTTCATCAATCATCCTTCAATTTGATCTCGAGAAGCAGAGTCTAGCTTTGATAAGGATGCCTGATTTTGCGTATGAAGCTCACATCATGGTTATAAGGGCAGATGGTGGTGGGCTGGGTTTCCTCTTTGTGGCAGATTACACAATTCAATTATGGAAGCGAAAGATCAGTTGCAATGGTGTTGCCTCATGGTGGCTGGAAAAAACTATTGAACTGGACAAACTACTTTCCCTTAATCCAAAGAAGGGCAGCATTATGGTACTAGGGTTTGCTGAGGAAAATAATATGGTGTTCCTGCGGACATTTATTGGCCTCTTTGCACTCCAGCTTCAGTCATTGCAGTTCAAAAAGCTATCCAAAACCGAAAGTATATCTCACTGCCATCCATTTGAAAGTGTGTATACTGCAG AAACAGATGTTGGCGGTGAACATGGTCGATCTGAACTTTTGAACAATGCATAA
- the LOC125514804 gene encoding uncharacterized protein LOC125514804 isoform X2, protein MSSRRHLSAAAAPLDDENLLPEILLRLPPQPSSLPRASLVCKRWRSLASDPGFLRRFRIHHRRNPPLLGCFVQELHGISFLPALEAPNRVPPGRLSLEAAHLCRFRLLNCRHGFVLIYDGTRHQFLVWDPITGDQHHLAIPAPFDKAAGILINGAVLRAVGDIHHFRVVCIATRGLSMPDGEAALACVYSSETGMWGNLISTTIPSGLDSRLYYIFDITVSTVPMLVGHYLYWTLTDCSSIILQFDLEKQSLALIRMPDFAYEAHIMVIRADGGGLGFLFVADYTIQLWKRKISCNGVASWWLEKTIELDKLLSLNPKKGSIMVLGFAEENNMVFLRTFIGLFALQLQSLQFKKLSKTESISHCHPFESVYTADVGGEHGRSELLNNA, encoded by the exons ATGAGCAGCCGCCGCCACctctcggcggcggcggcgccgctGGATGACGAAAACCTACTCCCCGAGAtcctcctccgcctcccgccGCAGCCCTCCTCCCTACCCCGTGCCTCGCTCGTCTGCAAGCGCTGGCGCAGCCTCGCCTCCGACCCCGGCTTCCTCCGCCGCTTCCGGATCCACCACCGCCGCAACCCTCCCCTCCTCGGTTGCTTCGTCCAAGAACTTCACGGTATCTCCTTCCTACCTGCTCTCGAGGCCCCCAACCGTGTCCCTCCTGGCCGCCTCTCTTTGGAGGCCGCCCACCTGTGCCGCTTTAGGCTACTAAACTGCCGCCATGGCTTCGTGCTCATCTACGATGGTACGAGGCACCAATTCCTCGTGTGGGACCCCATCACCGGCGACCAGCACCACCTAGCCATCCCCGCGCCGTTCGACAAGGCAGCGGGGATCCTGATCAACGGGGCGGTGCTTCGTGCTGTGGGGGACATCCACCACTTCCGTGTGGTCTGTATTGCAACACGCGGACTCAGCATGCCAGATGGAGAAGCAGCGCTCGCTTGCGTATACTCGTCGGAGACCGGCATGTGGGGTAACCTCATCTCGACGACGATTCCGTCCGGCCTCGACTCTCGTCTCTACTACATATTTGACATCACAGTTTCCACTGTGCCGATGCTGGTTGGGCACTACCTTTACTGGACTCTTACTGATTGTTCATCAATCATCCTTCAATTTGATCTCGAGAAGCAGAGTCTAGCTTTGATAAGGATGCCTGATTTTGCGTATGAAGCTCACATCATGGTTATAAGGGCAGATGGTGGTGGGCTGGGTTTCCTCTTTGTGGCAGATTACACAATTCAATTATGGAAGCGAAAGATCAGTTGCAATGGTGTTGCCTCATGGTGGCTGGAAAAAACTATTGAACTGGACAAACTACTTTCCCTTAATCCAAAGAAGGGCAGCATTATGGTACTAGGGTTTGCTGAGGAAAATAATATGGTGTTCCTGCGGACATTTATTGGCCTCTTTGCACTCCAGCTTCAGTCATTGCAGTTCAAAAAGCTATCCAAAACCGAAAGTATATCTCACTGCCATCCATTTGAAAGTGTGTATACTGCAG ATGTTGGCGGTGAACATGGTCGATCTGAACTTTTGAACAATGCATAA